In Gambusia affinis linkage group LG06, SWU_Gaff_1.0, whole genome shotgun sequence, one DNA window encodes the following:
- the LOC122832767 gene encoding anoctamin-7-like, with translation MNRAPESGQPTAVQCWTNTPLIERKKSKNQQALNRNVFRDRKTRIDFVLVWEELRGANENGTGDGAIQRKWREQFLSRLKQVGLLQEQREVVKAKKRIHFVLLSAPWRVLCYFAEEINLKVPLEVVTDPMTNWSEHFLSKLSLPNPLAQNVPNPPLEYFTCQFKSHKLERFLGSDNKETFFKTTQRHQVLYEILARTPYGCVNRGEVGIDRLISEEVFTAAYPLHEGEYKMPEHPVPPESLGLRQILNKYWSKWSCWRRYQPLGHIREYFGEKIALYFAWIGFYTAWLLPASLIGTVVFLLGFAHLFSDVPAKEVCASKDTFIMCPLCNICSTWNYSSICITYKAGLLFDNWGTVFLSLFMSLWAVTFLEYWRRTSSTLSHRWGCSDFEDIEERPRPEFSAMAPMTTRNPITGAEEPYFPENKRFNRTMTGCMVIIVMISVVPIFLIAIILYRTILRIFLYKSTTTDSSSAGTIASISASVLNLIIILTLSRIYTWLAGVLTRWEMHRTQTKYEDMFILKVFVFQFVNFYSTPVYIAFFKGRFVGYPGMYDTLFGIRNEECGAGGCLIDLAQELLVIMVGKQMINNVHEFISPKVQAWWQRNKMRRPQMGVEGPQTMMKVSPWEADYDLLVCEGLFGEYLEMVLQFGFITIFVAACPLAPLFALMNNWVEIRLDAQKYVKEYRRPVVERAQDIGIWFHILQFISHIAVISNAFLISFTSSFVPRMYYRYTRNSTLTGFVNFTLATAPLNHNTTCKYRGFRDDNGEYLPEYFHLIAIRLSFVVVFEHVVFFIGRLIDLIVSNIPEEVELKIKREHYMAKQALAENKALGKSITPNEKDVMSSQRGSRGIIQFENPIPSPMNLNTIPKKKNPEQTDPEKTDPEKKDPEKQDPASGC, from the exons atgaacagaGCGCCAGAAAGCGGACAACCAACCGCTGTTCAATGTTGGACGAATACACCGCTTattgaaaggaagaaaagtaaaaatcag CAGGCTCTAAACAGGAACGTGTTCAGAGACCGAAAGACTCGAATTG ATTTTGTCCTGGTGTGGGAGGAGCTTCGGGGTGCTAATGAGAACGGCACAGGTGATGGCGCCATCCAGAGGAAGTGGAGGGAACAGTTTCTGAGCAGACTGAAACAAGTAGgcctgctgcaggagcag AGGGAGGTCGTCAAGGCGAAGAAAAGGATCCACTTCGTCCTCCTCAGCGCCCCCTGGAGGGTCCTCTGCTACTTCGCTGAGGAGATCAATCTCAAAGTCCCGCTGGAG GTGGTCACTGATCCGATGACCAACTGGTCCGAACACTTCCTGTCCAAGCTGTCCCTCCCCAATCCGCTGGCCCAGAACGTCCCCAACCCACCGCTGGAATACTTCACCTGTCAGTTCAAGTCCCACAAGCTGGAGAG GTTCCTGGGAAGTGACaacaaagagacattttttaagACCACCCAGAGACACCAAGTG ctgtATGAGATCCTGGCCAGAACTCCGTACGGTTGTGTGAACCGGGGCGAGGTGGGCATCGACCGTCTGATCAGTGAGGAAGTCTTCACGGCAGCGTACCCTCTGCATGAG GGGGAGTACAAGATGCCGGAACACCCAGTGCCCCCCGAGTCTCTAGGACTGAGGCAGATCCTGAATAAGTACTGGTCCAAGTGGTCCTGCTGGAGGCGCTACCAACCTCTGGGCCACATCAGGGAGTATTTTGGGGAAAAGATAGCTCTCTACTTTGCATGGATCG GTTTCTACACTGCCTGGCTGCTGCCTGCATCTCTGATTGGGACTGTGGTTTTCCTGTTgggttttgcacatttgttctCTGACGTCCCAGC GAAGGAGGTGTGTGCGAGCAAAGACACTTTCATCATGTGTCCTCTCTGTAACATCTGCTCCACTTGGAACTATTCCAGCATCTGCATCACCTATAAG GCGGGTCTCCTGTTTGATAATTGGGGGACAGTGTTTCTCAGCCTCTTCATGTCTTTGTGGGCCGTCACCTTCCTGGAGTACTGGAGGAGAACTTCTTCCACTCTTTCCCACCGCTGGGGCTGCTCTGACTTCGAGGACATTGAG GAGCGTCCGCGTCCAGAGTTCTCAGCCATGGCGCCGATGACCACGAGGAACCCAATCACTGGAGCTGAGGAACCTTACTTTCCTGAGAATAAACGCTTCAACAGAACCATGACTGGATGCATGGTCATCATTGTCATG ATTTCTGTGGTCCCGATATTCCTCATTGCCATCATTTTGTACCGTACCATCCTCAGAATCTTCCTCTACAAGTCAACTACAACTGACAGCTCCTCT GCTGGGACGATAGCCAGCATTTCAGCATCAGTGCTGAACCTGATCATTATCTTGACATTGTCCAGAATTTACACGTGGCTGGCTGGCGTCCTCACACGCTGGG AGATGCATCGCACTCAAACCAAATATGAAGACATGTTCATCCTCAAAGTTTTCGTATTCCAGTTTGTGAACTTCTACTCAACTCCAGTCTACATCGCCTTCTTCAAAGGCAg GTTTGTTGGTTACCCTGGAATGTACGACACTCTGTTTGGGATCCGCAACGAAGAG TGTGGAGCCGGCGGGTGTCTTATTGACCTGGCTCAGGAGCTGCTGGTCATCATGGTGGGAAAACAGATGATCAACAACGTCCATGAATTCATCTCCCC GAAGGTTCAGGCGTGgtggcagagaaacaaaatgcgTCGTCCACAGATGGGAGTGGAGGGGCCTCAGACGATGATGAAGGTTTCTCCTTGGGAGGCAGATTACGACCTGCTGGTCTGTGAGGGACTCTTCGGTGAATATCTGGAGATGG TGCTTCAGTTTGGTTTCATCACCATCTTCGTGGCGGCGTGTCCTCTTGCTCCTCTCTTCGCTCTCATGAACAACTGGGTGGAAATCCGTTTGGACGCTCAGAAGTATGTGAAGGAATACCGCCGCCCGGTGGTGGAGCGAGCTCAGGACATCGGCATCTGGTTTCACATCCTGCAGTTCATCTCACACATAGCCGTCATCAGCAAC GCTTTTCTCATTTCCTTCACCTCGTCCTTTGTGCCTCGGATGTACTACCGCTACACCAGAAACAGCACCCTGACCGGCTTCGTCAACTTCACCCTGGCAACAGCCCCTCTCAACCACAACACCACCTGCAA GTACAGAGGTTTCAGGGATGATAACGGTGAATATCTGCCAGAGTACTTTCACCTCATTGCTATACGACTCAGCTTCGTCGTCGTTTTTGAG CATGTGGTCTTCTTCATCGGCCGACTGATTGACCTGATAGTGTCTAACATCCCAGAAGAGGTGGAGCTTAAGATAAAGAGAGAGCACTACATGGCTAAACAGGCGCTGGCTGAGAATAAG GCTTTGGGGAAATCAATTACGCCGAATGAGAAGGACGTTATGTCAAGTCAACGAGGATCCAGAGGCATAATTCAGTTCGAAAACCCCATTCCATCACCAATGAATCTGAACACAATCCCAAAGAAAAAGAATCCAGAGCAAACGGATCCAGAGAAAACAGATCCAGAGAAAAAGGATCCAGAGAAACAAGATCCCGCTAGCGGCTGCTGA